Genomic segment of Paenibacillus sp. FSL R5-0912:
TGAACAATATTACGATTACCGGCGGAATGAAAGAGAAGCGTACCCACCGTCCCGAAGACGGTTCAGCAGTCGGTCAATATCTGGTTGCAGGACTCGTAAGAAATGTACAAGAGCAAGGGATTCCATTGTTCGTTAATGCGGACGTGAAGGAACTTACAGTGCAAGATGGCAAGGTGAACGGCGTCAAGGTGCTGTTTAACCAGGCCGATGAGAAATTGATTACTGGAGCAGCAGTTATTGTTACAACCGGCGGTTTCGGTGCGAACAAGGAATTGATCTCCGAGGTTAGACCTGATCTGGAAGGATTAGTAACCACGAATCAGATCGGCAGCACCGGCGACGGCATCAAGATGATTGAGAAGGTTGGCGGCACAACGGTGGATATGGATCAGATCCAGGTTCACCCGACAGTACAGCAGGAGAAATCCTACCTGATCGGTGAAGCTGTGCGGGGCGAAGGCGCAATCCTTGTCTCAAGCACCGGCAAACGTTTCGGTAATGAAATGGATACCCGCGATAAAGTGACGGCTTCCATCAATAAGCTTCCAGAGAAATCCGCTTATCTGGTATTTGATTCCGGTGTGAAGTCCCGTGTCAAAGCGGTGGACCAGTACATCAAGATGGGTGTTGTCAAAACAGCGGATACCACCCGGGCGCTGGCAGAACAAATGAATGTTCCGGCAGATCAGCTGAAAACGACCATAGATACCTGGAACAGCGCAGTGAAGAATAAGTCGGATGCGGAATTCGGCAGAACTACAGGTATGGACAATGATCTATCCGGCGCACCGTACTATGCGATTCAAATCGGCCCGGGAATTCACTACACCATGGGCGGTGTGGTGATTAACACCAATACAGAGGTCTTGAACAAAGACGGCAAAGCGATCACTGGACTTTTTGCAGCAGGCGAGGTAGTCGGCGGATTACACGGCCAGAACCGGATCGGCGGGAACTCTGTAGCCGAGATCATTATTTTCGGACGCCAGGCAGGGATCAAATCTGCTGAATTTGTAAAAGCGCAATAAGCTATTATTCCATATTATCGGGTTTATCATAAAAAGGGATGCTCCGCAGCCATCAGGCTCGCGGACATCCCTTTTTGCATGTGCCTTTTGCTGCTCCCGCCGGAAGCAGCAAGGCTCCCTTAGCTATGCTCTATGCTGGTTACGCCTGGATTGCCGGGGACGGCGTAGGCTTCGCTGTACGGGTTAGTGAAAACAGCTCCAGCTCGGGGCGTACCTTGCCGGCAAGGGTATCTGAGAGAAGTTCGGCCGCGATCATGCTGTAGACGGTTCCATTGCCCCCGTAGCCTTCAATGAAATAGCAGTGCGGGTACTCCGGATGCGGCCCTATATAAGGCAATCCGTCACGGGTGGAGCCGAAGACCGCTCCCCAGGAATATTCGGCTTCTATTCCCTGAAGCTCCGGGAACAGGGCGACAAGCTCCTCCAGCAGTCGCTGGCTCTGGGAGAGCACACGAACATCGCGGCGCTCCGGACTGGTGAGCTGCTCATCCTTGCCTCCGGCAATGATCCGGCCGTCCGGAGTGGTCCGGAAGTACAAATAGGGCCGCGCGGTTTCCCAGAGCAGACTATGTTCATACCACTTTGGAAAGTTCAGAACAGGCTTGGTCATAATAGCGTAGGTATTGATCAGCTCCGCACCCCGGTCCTTTTTCATATCCTGGGTTTCATACCCCATGGCAAACACAACATTCTTCGCAATGATCCGGCCATTCTCCGTGTGGCAGACTACGCCGTCAGCACTATATTCATAATTAAGGGCTTGGGTATGCTCGTAGACGCGGACTCCGCCGGAATGCGCTTTGTCAATCAGACTGTGCACGGTTCGCAGCGGATTAGTCTCGGCATCTCCCCTGGAGAAGAGCGCAGCCGGTTTGGAGAAGGAATAATGCGAGCGGATGGTTTCTTCATCCCAGAACTCTGAATCAAATCCGTGCCGTGTCAGGTTCTCATGCTCCAGCCGCAGAGCGGGTACATCTTCAGGAACGCTGGCATACAGCAGACTGCTGCGGGCGATGATCTGCGGATCGATGTCCAGCTTGCCCGGCAATTCAAGAATGGAGCGGACGCCCTGCTGGCACAGCTTGTAGAACAGCACGCCGTTCTCTTCCCCGAAGGTATTCATGCAGGCGGTCAGCGATTTGTCATTCGCGATTTGCAGCAGTCCCGTATTGGCGTGGGAGCTTCCGCTGCCTACCGCTCTTTTGTCGATGAGGACTGTATCTGCTCCGCTGAGGGACATGCGGTAGGACATTATCGCCCCGCCCATACCGCCGCCTATAATGAGACAGTCGCAGGTGATATCTCCTTCAAGTACCGGATAAACCGGCGGATGAGGCAGAGTATTCTCCCAGGGCAGTTGCCCGCTGTTGAGTTTCATGGTTTGGTCGCTCCTTTGTATGATAACGATAGGGTATTATTTGCAAATGTTCAGCCGCTCATGCGCTGGTATAACGGTGATGAATCAATTTTGCTGAAGGCACCTTTGCGCTTTTTGGCACATAAAGAATTCCGCTCTGCGGCATACTAAGGAACGCTTGAACATCCAGAAGGAGGGATTACCGAACATGCAATCGAACCAAATGCAGGCACTAAGCGGAAAAGAACTGGAATATATCGCTGATTCCATTTCCAACGAGGATTTGCTGATTAAGCAGCTGGCCGCTACAGCCGGAACCACTCAAAACTCCACGGTGCAAGGAATCTGTGTACAGCAGATTCAAAGCCACACACACCATATGGACATGCTTGTACAGCTGCTGCATCAGCATCAGCAATATGCGCCGACGCAGCCGCAATAAATACTGCGGACTGCAGGAAGCAGTAGCTCACGAAATTATTACACACAAACTTAGCGTATGCTTTCGGAGTGAGTTTGTACGAAGATCACTCAAGAAGCATAGGCTCACAAACTTTAGGGAGGTTTTACTGTGTACGCACAAAACGGAACGCCATTCATGGCGGATGAAGATTTACTGAACACAGTTCTGGCTGATTTGAAGCGGACAGTCCGTGAATATACAACAGCAGCCACAGAGTCGAATTGTCAGACGGTACGCCGCGTGTTCAACGATTTAACGATGGATACGCTCAGACTTCAGGGTGAGCTGTATATGCAAATGTCGCAGCTCAACATGTATACCCCTCCGGGGAAAGCGCTGCGTCAGGATATCGACAAGCAGATTCAGAGCGCCCAGCAGACACAGCAGAAATGCCAGCAGTTCGTGCGTGAGAAGACAGGTGGAGCCGGTGCCTATAACCAGGCCTCCAATGTTCCTGTGCACCAGGCTAATGTGCAGCAGCATAATAATGGTTCTTACTATATGTAACCCTCACGCGGGGCGGATGAAGCATAGGACTCCCCGTCCGCTGGTGTGGAGAAACACAAATAAAAAGATCCATTGTAACCCCGCCCCGGCGGGGTTATTTTGTTTGCAGAACTGTCATTTTCGTGTCATATTAATACTAAACTCTTTTCGCAGGCGCTCTGCCCTGAAGCAGGGGTACCGGACTGGCGAACTATCCGGAGGGAAGGCATGAAGGAAATGAATGATTTGAAGAGGAAAGTGCTGGAACTGCTCAAGGAGGACGCGCGAAGCTCAACGGCTTTAATGGCAACCTTGCTTGGTGCGGAAGAAGAAGATGTCAAGACCGTAATTGCACAAATGGAACAGGATCATGTCATTGTGAAATATGCTACTGTGGTCAATTGGGATAAGGTGGACGATGAACGGGTAACTGCACTGATCGAGGTTCAGATCACACCGGAACGGGGCCGCGGGTTCGAAGGAATCGCCGAGCGGATCTATCTGTATCCGCAGGTCAAATCCGTCTATCTGATGTCCGGCGCATACGATTTGCTGGTCGAAGTGGAAGGCCGCAATCTGCGGGAGGTCGCCAATTTCGTCTCCGAGAAGCTGTCGCCGATTGATGCGGTACTCTCTACCAAAACTAATTTTACGCTCAAAAAATACAAACAGGACGGTATCATCTTTGAAGAGCATGAAGAAGACAACCGTCTGATGATATCTCCGTGAAGGATGTAATGCCATGATTACGAAGTCGATGAATTCCTATTTGGCCCCGCTGGTCCAGCAGATACAGCCCTCGGGCATCCGCAAGTTTTTTGATCTGGCGGCAGGCAGCAAGGATATTATTTCACTGGGTGTCGGGGAGCCGGATTTCAAAACTCCCTGGCATGTGAGGGAAGCTTGCGTATACTCGCTGGAGCGCGGCTTCACCGGTTATACCTCCAATGCAGGCATGCCGGAGCTACGCGATGGCATTGCCGAATATCTGCAGACCCGCTTCGCGGTGCAATATGATCCTGCGAACCAGATTATCGCCACCGTCGGCGGCAGTGAAGCAATAGATCTGGCCCTCCGGGCCTTGATCTCA
This window contains:
- a CDS encoding Lrp/AsnC family transcriptional regulator, translating into MKEMNDLKRKVLELLKEDARSSTALMATLLGAEEEDVKTVIAQMEQDHVIVKYATVVNWDKVDDERVTALIEVQITPERGRGFEGIAERIYLYPQVKSVYLMSGAYDLLVEVEGRNLREVANFVSEKLSPIDAVLSTKTNFTLKKYKQDGIIFEEHEEDNRLMISP
- a CDS encoding spore coat protein — its product is MYAQNGTPFMADEDLLNTVLADLKRTVREYTTAATESNCQTVRRVFNDLTMDTLRLQGELYMQMSQLNMYTPPGKALRQDIDKQIQSAQQTQQKCQQFVREKTGGAGAYNQASNVPVHQANVQQHNNGSYYM
- a CDS encoding NAD(P)/FAD-dependent oxidoreductase is translated as MKLNSGQLPWENTLPHPPVYPVLEGDITCDCLIIGGGMGGAIMSYRMSLSGADTVLIDKRAVGSGSSHANTGLLQIANDKSLTACMNTFGEENGVLFYKLCQQGVRSILELPGKLDIDPQIIARSSLLYASVPEDVPALRLEHENLTRHGFDSEFWDEETIRSHYSFSKPAALFSRGDAETNPLRTVHSLIDKAHSGGVRVYEHTQALNYEYSADGVVCHTENGRIIAKNVVFAMGYETQDMKKDRGAELINTYAIMTKPVLNFPKWYEHSLLWETARPYLYFRTTPDGRIIAGGKDEQLTSPERRDVRVLSQSQRLLEELVALFPELQGIEAEYSWGAVFGSTRDGLPYIGPHPEYPHCYFIEGYGGNGTVYSMIAAELLSDTLAGKVRPELELFSLTRTAKPTPSPAIQA
- a CDS encoding flavocytochrome c, whose translation is MKKRYAATLILVLSVMLVIAGCGNNNANGSVNESKGKNSATTEPAATTAPKETAEAVSGASEASYTPYDQLKDKYDIIIVGAGGAGMSAALEAKANGMNPVILEKMPVAGGNTTKSSSGMNASHTKFQKEQGIEDTNDLFYEETLKGGHDTNNKELLRFFVDNSASAIDWLDSIGIRLNNITITGGMKEKRTHRPEDGSAVGQYLVAGLVRNVQEQGIPLFVNADVKELTVQDGKVNGVKVLFNQADEKLITGAAVIVTTGGFGANKELISEVRPDLEGLVTTNQIGSTGDGIKMIEKVGGTTVDMDQIQVHPTVQQEKSYLIGEAVRGEGAILVSSTGKRFGNEMDTRDKVTASINKLPEKSAYLVFDSGVKSRVKAVDQYIKMGVVKTADTTRALAEQMNVPADQLKTTIDTWNSAVKNKSDAEFGRTTGMDNDLSGAPYYAIQIGPGIHYTMGGVVINTNTEVLNKDGKAITGLFAAGEVVGGLHGQNRIGGNSVAEIIIFGRQAGIKSAEFVKAQ